One bacterium genomic window, CCCGAAGGGTGTCAGAGACTCAACCTCATCTTCCTCTGACCAGGCGAAAATCCACTTCATAGCGCATGAAGCTGGCAGAAGGGACAGGCTTCAGCGCGTATTGCAGGCGATTGGTCTCCTCGCTGGCAATGATCAGACCCTCGACCTGCTCATCTACTGTCGCCAAATCGGTTTTCACCCATCCCATATAGCGCAGCAGCTGAGCCACTGTCTGGTCATCAGCCTGCCACCGTTTCAGCTCTACAACCAGCCAGCGCGGCTCCGTCCTGTGCTTGGCCAGGAGATCTATGCGGCCAATGGGCGTGATGCGCTCACTCCCTGCGCCGTCGACATTCCCCTCATCATCCTCAACGAGCGACCAGTCGCGACCCAACTCGGTCAGATGCCAGTTCTCCCGCAAGAAGAAATGGAGGTGACGTTCCAGACCGAACGTGCCGGAGCATGTCGATGGTGGTGTCTCGATGGATCCTGTTCGCATGGTGTCCACTGGAAGATCTGTGCCGATTGTTTCTCCCATCTGCCACCATAGGCTGTCCAGGCACCACAAGTCAACATCCGCATCTCGCGAGAGCTCAAGCAGGAGTTCGTTGATGCGCCGATACCGCTCACCCTTGCTTGTGCCTCGAGGCCATTCCGGCAACAAGCCAACCTGCCTCATCATTCCCTCAGACGTTGCATTCCAGACGCCATAGCGGTCTGGGTAGACAATCATCAGGATAGGTGTGAGGACAGCCTTGCCAAGCCTGAGAATCCTTGGGCGACCGTTCGGCAGCAACGAATCAAGTCGCTCGGCGATGGGACGTGACTCATCCAGCAGTTCTCGGATGGCCGCGCGTAGTGCCGGCATGTCGGAAATGATGCTGCCGCCCAGTCGCTGCAATCCTTGCCAATGTTTGTTGTAGCGATACCAGAGCAGGCGCAGGAACTGTTCGGCGGTGAGATTGGCCAAGCCTTCAGATTTGAAGTACGGTGCGAAGTACTCCCTTACCTCATGACCGGTCGCCTTCATCGATTCAAGACGCCCACTCGTGCGCTCATTCTCAGCAATCCGCCTGAGTTGCTCGAGAGCCCTTGAATAAGCGGCAGGGATGAATGAATCGCTCATGTGAAATCCTCACGTCCTTGAGTAGTCGAAATGTTGCTGCAATTCATTCCCGCCAGGCGGCGGCCAGCTCCGGCAGGGTCTGCAACTCGATCCAGTCGCGTGGCGCCGAGTGGCGGGCCAGGTAGGCGCGCCAGCAGCGGGCGACACTCCAGTCCGGATGCGGGCGGTCGGCCAGGGTGAGGGCCTGCCCGGCCTCCAGCCGGCCGGATCGTGGCACGCGCAGATACCACCCGGTGCGGCCGCTCTCCGCCATCTCCCGCGCCAGGGTCGGCCGCCCCCAGAGGCGGGCCGGCTTCCAGCAGGGCACGCGCGGCTGGCTCACCTGCAATAGAGCCTCCCCGGCGGCCCAGGTGTCTCCCAGGCAGGCGCCTTCCTCGTCCAAGCCCTCCAGCAGCAGGTTCTCGCCGAAAGCGCCGGGCACCAGCTCCAGGCCGGTCTCGACGCGCCAACGCAGGTAGTGGGCGACGCTGTAGCAGAGCAGGGCTTTGTCGGCGCCACCATGATGCAGGTGGTCCTGCACCTCGTCGCCGGCCAGGCCCCGCTCCGTCACCAGTGCCGGGCCGGAAAGGGGCGACTTCAACACGGCGCTGGACCAGAGCCCCTCGGCGTCGCGGTGCTCGCGCACTCGGCCGGCGCAAAGGGCCGCGAGGCGTGCCGGTCCCACAAGTCGCGTCATGGTTGCGCTGTCCTCGCGACCGGCGCGCCCTTGGCCCGCAGCGGGTGGAAACGGGACGCATCGGCGTCGCGCGCCATGTCGCGCATCAGCTTGCCGGCGCTCCAGGTGCGGCAGAGCGGATTGGGCATGCCCAGCCGGGCGCGTTCCAGGTTGCCCTTGTTGATGAAGCCCGGGATGACGCGCACGCCTTTGAAGTCGTCGAAGGCGGCGAGGACGACGTAACCGTCGCAGAAGTCCGCCAGCGTGAAGGCCTCGCCGCCCTGGCTGTAGACGGCGTCCCTCGCGGGCAGCTCGCCCAGGGGCGTGCCGCGCGTGTGGAAAGCGAAGCGGCGCCGGTCGGGTGGCAGCTGCGCCAGCAACGCATCGATCACGCCCTCGACGGGACGCACGTCGTCGGCGTCGTAACCTGCCCGGCCCGGCCAGGGCGCGTGCAGGGAGATGGTGGCGACACGGTCGCCCAGGGCCGCGCGGAGGTGTTGGCCCATGCGGTCGTCCTCGAAGCGCACGAAGCGGCCGTCGACGACGATGGGTTGGCCGAAGGCGGAAAAGGCGTGGTGGATGCCGCAGTGGACAAGGACCTTGCGGCCCCGCTCCACCTCCTTCAGGATCGCCTGCGCCCAGAAGCGCTCGCCGCCTCCCCGCCAGACGGCGCGGCGGATCGCGCCGTTGTCCCAATCCTCCGGACGGCGGATCAGGCTCCAGTCCGGCGAGTCCCCCATCCCCAGCACACGCAGGGTCGGAGTCCCGGCCGGGCGCGCGCGGTCGGCCTCCCAGGCGAAGACCTCGACGCCGGCGGCGGGCATGCGGCGGATCACCTCCTGGACGAACTCCACATCGTGGCGGATGCGGTGGTACTCGCCCAGGCAGACCACGTCCTTCGTCTCGAAGCGAGCGAGGACGTAGTTCTCCGGCGCGCGGCCGTTGGCCTGAAGCCAGGCCAGCAGACTGCCACGGCGGGCGGGATCAAGGTCGGGCAGCGGCAGAGGCCGCGCGGCGCCGGAGACGCAGCAGGCCAGGACGAGCGGCAGGATGGCATGAAGAAGACGCGACAGCATCGCGGGCATGTGACCTCCTCCTGTCGCGGGGCATCGCCGGTGCCGGGGCCGCCCGGAGGGCGGCCGGCCCGGAGGGCGGCCGGCCCGGAGGGGAATATCACATGCGGATGGGGGCAAGTCCACGCGCATCTGGCCCGGCGCCTCGCCTCCCCGCCCCGCCACAGAAACTCCCGGACCCGGTCATTCCGCCCGAGAACGCCGGGGCGCCGGGGTGACTAACTCGCCGTCACCCGGTGGCCTGCCAGGCAGTCCTTCAGCTCGGCCAGGAGGGGCGGCGTGATGGCCACCTTGAACTTGTCGCTCTTGAAGCCCACCGGCTGGCCGTCGCCGGCCACGAGGCGGAAATGGACCTCGGCCTCACCCTTGTGGGCGCGCAGCACCCGCTCGAGGGTGTCGAGCTGGGCGGGATCGAGATGGGTCTTGTCCAGCTCGATGGTGAGGCGGCGCGCGGCGCGCTCGAGCAGCTCCTCCAACGGGTAGGCCTGCTCGACGATGAGGATGCGGTCGTCCTCGCCCTTGACGGAAAGCCGGCCGCGTAGGGCGCAGAGGGAGTCCTTGCCCAGCGTGTCGCCGGCCAGGTTCAACTGCTCCTCGAAGACCATGAACTTGAGGCTGCCCGCGAAGTCGTCGATCGCCCCCAGGGCCATCTTCTTGTCCTTCTTGTTGATGAGCGTGCGGAAGGCGCTGATCATGCCGCAGGCGAGGAGTTGGGCTCCGTCGGACAGGCTGTCCACGCGGTCCAGGCGGCAGGTGGAGAAGGCTTCCACCCATTCGCGGTGCTGCTCCAGGGGATGGCCGCTGACGTAGATGCCGATCAGCTCCTTTTCCCGCGCCAGGCGGTCGGCCTCGTCCCAGGGCGGCGCCTCGTCGAGGATGGGCGGCGGCACGGAAACGGCTTCCGACTCCCCGAAGATGCTGATCTGGTTGCGCGAGGCCTCCTCGCTCTGCACGGCGGCGTAGCGCAGCAGCTGCTCCACGTTGGCGAAGAGCGTGGCGCGGCGCGGATCCAGGCAGTCCAGGGCGCCCACCTGGATCAGGCTCTCCAGCACCTTGCGGTTGACCCGGGTGGCGTCCACGCGGGCCGCCAGGTCGAACACGTCGGTGAAGGGTCCGCCCTCCTCCCGGGCCTTGACCAGGCTTTGGATGGCGGTGTCGCCCACGTTCTTGACAGCGCCCAGGCCGAAGCGGATGCCTCCCTCCACCACGCGGAACTCGCGCAGCGACTCGTTGACGGCGGGCGGCAGCACGGGCAGTCCGAAGCGCCGGCACTCCTCGAGGAAGACGATCATCTTCTCCGTCTCGGCCATCTCGTCCGTCATCACGGCGGCCAGGAACTCGGCGGTGTGGTTGACCTTGAGATAAGCCGTCTGGTAAGCCAGCCAGGCGTAGGCGGCACTGTGGCTTTTGTTGAAGCCGTAACTGGCGAACTTCTCCAGCAGGTCCCAGACCTCGCCCGCAGTGGCTGCGGCGATCCCGCGCTCCGCCGCGCCCTTGACGAAATCCACCTTCATGCGGGCCATCGTCTCGAGCTTCTTCTTGCCCATGGCGCGGCGCATCTCGTCGGCCTGGCCAAGGCTGAAGCCGCCCACGGCCTGGGCGATCTGCATCACCTGCTCCTGGTAGACGATGACGCCGTAGGTGCGCTCGAGGAACTTCTCCATGACGGGGTGGAGGGTGCGCACCTCCTGCCGGCCGTGGCGGCGTTCGATGAAGAGGGGGATGTTGTCCATGGGGCCGGGCCGGTAGAGGGCGTTCATGGCGATGAGGTCGTCCAGGCGCTGGGGCTGGAGCTTCTTCAGGTACTCGCACATGCCGCTCGATTCAAACTGGAAGACGCCAAGGGTCTGGCCGCGACCGAAGAGCTCGAAGGTGCGGGCGTCGTCCTTGGGGATGGCCTCCATGTCCAGCTCCACGCCGCGCTCGGCCAGGCGGCGCTGTGTCTCCTTGATGATGGTGAGGGCGCGCAGGCCCAGGAAGTCCATCTTGAGGAGGCCCACCTCGTCGATCCAGGTGCCGTCCCACTGGGTGGTGATGTCGCCGTCCATGCCGCCCGCCCGCTGGAGGGGCACGAAGTCCTCGAGGGGGCCGGGCGTGATCACCACGCCGGCGGGGTGCACGCCGGAGCTGCGATTGAGCCCTTCGAGGATCTCGGCGTTGCGCCACATCTGCTCGTAACGGGGGTCGGTCTTGAGCAGCTGATCCAGTTCGGGTACCTCGCGGCGCACGTCGGCCAGGTGGACTTTCTTGTCGGCGGCCATCCGATGCGGGATGAGCTTGGTGATCTGGTCCGTCTCGGCGAAGGAGAGCCCCAGCACGCGGCCCAGGTCCTTGATCACCGCTTTCGTCATCAGTCGGCCGAAGGTGATGATCTGGGTGACGTTCTTCTCGCCGTATTTGCGTTTGACGTAATCGATCACATCCTGCCGGTGGCGGTCCTCGAAATCGATGTCGATGTCGGGCATGGAGACGCGTTCCGGGTTGAGGAAGCGCTCGAAGAGGAGATCGAACTCCAGCGGATCGATGTTGGTGATGCCCAGCGCGAAGCTGACCAGGGACCCCGCCGCGCTGCCGCGGCCGGGGCCGACCCGGATGTCGTGGGCGCGGGCGTAGTCGATGAAATCCTTGACGATGAGGAAGTAGCCGGCGAAGCCCATGCTGCGGATGACGCCGATCTCGTACTCGAGGCGCTCGGCCGCGCCCGCGGGCGCGGCGTCACCGTAGCGGCGCAGCAGGCCGGCGCGGCATTCCTGGGCGAAGTAATCGTCCAGGGAGAGGTGGGCGTCGGCCACCGGGATGGGGAAGACGGGCAGCTGGCGCGTGTCGAAGTCGAGAGTCACGTCGCACTTGTCGGCGATCTCCCGTGTGATGCGGCAAGCCTCCTCGAAGCCGGCGAAGGCCTCGTACATCTCGGCCGCGCTCTTGAAGAAGAGTTGGTCCGTGTTGTAGCGCATGTTGCGCGGGTCGTGCTGCTTCTGGTCGCGGATGCAGATGTACATGTCGTGGGCCAGGACGTGGCCGCGGTCCAGGTAGTGGATGTCGTTGGTGGCGACCAGCGGAATGGCCAGGCTGTGGGCCAGCTCCTTCATGCGGGCCCGGGCGATGTCCTCCTCGGGGATGCCGTGGTTCTGGATCTCCAGGTAGAAGTCGTCCTTGAACAGCTCGCGGTAGGCCAGGGCCGTCTGGCGGGCCCCGTCCCAGTCGGAACGGAGCAGGGCCTGGTTGATCTCGCCGCCCAGGCAGGCCGTCTGCGCGATGAGTCCCTCGTGGTGGCGCTGGAGCAACTCCCAGTCGATGCGCGGTCGGTAGTAGAAGCCTTCCAGGAAGCCGGCGCTGACCAGGCGCAGCAGGTTGCGGTAGCCCTCCTGGTTCTTGGCGAGGAGGACCAGGTGGTGGTAGGGCTTCCTGCCCGTGGTCTTGACCCGCTCCGTGCGTGGGCCGGAGGCCATGTAGACCTCGCAGCCGATGATGGGCTTGACCTTGGCCTGGCGCGCCGCCTTGTAGAAATCGAGCAGGCCGTAGAGGTTGCCATGGTCGGTGAGGGCGAAGGCGTCCATGCCATTGTCCACGCAGCGCCGCACCAGCTGGTCCACCCGGGCGGCGCCGTCCAGCAGGGAATAGTGGCTGTGGTTGTGGAGGTGGACGAAATCGGGCATGGCTCCTTTTCCTCCCGGCCGGGCCGGGATCGGGCTGTCTGATGGCGGGAGGGCGCCGGGGGGACCTCTTGCTAGAACATAGAAATGGCTCGCTCCCGCCGAAAGCTCCTCCCCACAGCTTCTCGTGGATAAGCATGGATCCCGTTGTCCAACAGGCGTATTCAAATTGCCTGAGGGGGAGCGTCCGATTTCTCACCTTGAAGCGTCGGCGCGGCCCGCACGACGCGCGG contains:
- a CDS encoding endonuclease NucS, encoding MSDSFIPAAYSRALEQLRRIAENERTSGRLESMKATGHEVREYFAPYFKSEGLANLTAEQFLRLLWYRYNKHWQGLQRLGGSIISDMPALRAAIRELLDESRPIAERLDSLLPNGRPRILRLGKAVLTPILMIVYPDRYGVWNATSEGMMRQVGLLPEWPRGTSKGERYRRINELLLELSRDADVDLWCLDSLWWQMGETIGTDLPVDTMRTGSIETPPSTCSGTFGLERHLHFFLRENWHLTELGRDWSLVEDDEGNVDGAGSERITPIGRIDLLAKHRTEPRWLVVELKRWQADDQTVAQLLRYMGWVKTDLATVDEQVEGLIIASEETNRLQYALKPVPSASFMRYEVDFRLVRGR
- a CDS encoding MOSC domain-containing protein, with amino-acid sequence MTRLVGPARLAALCAGRVREHRDAEGLWSSAVLKSPLSGPALVTERGLAGDEVQDHLHHGGADKALLCYSVAHYLRWRVETGLELVPGAFGENLLLEGLDEEGACLGDTWAAGEALLQVSQPRVPCWKPARLWGRPTLAREMAESGRTGWYLRVPRSGRLEAGQALTLADRPHPDWSVARCWRAYLARHSAPRDWIELQTLPELAAAWRE
- the dnaE gene encoding DNA polymerase III subunit alpha — encoded protein: MPDFVHLHNHSHYSLLDGAARVDQLVRRCVDNGMDAFALTDHGNLYGLLDFYKAARQAKVKPIIGCEVYMASGPRTERVKTTGRKPYHHLVLLAKNQEGYRNLLRLVSAGFLEGFYYRPRIDWELLQRHHEGLIAQTACLGGEINQALLRSDWDGARQTALAYRELFKDDFYLEIQNHGIPEEDIARARMKELAHSLAIPLVATNDIHYLDRGHVLAHDMYICIRDQKQHDPRNMRYNTDQLFFKSAAEMYEAFAGFEEACRITREIADKCDVTLDFDTRQLPVFPIPVADAHLSLDDYFAQECRAGLLRRYGDAAPAGAAERLEYEIGVIRSMGFAGYFLIVKDFIDYARAHDIRVGPGRGSAAGSLVSFALGITNIDPLEFDLLFERFLNPERVSMPDIDIDFEDRHRQDVIDYVKRKYGEKNVTQIITFGRLMTKAVIKDLGRVLGLSFAETDQITKLIPHRMAADKKVHLADVRREVPELDQLLKTDPRYEQMWRNAEILEGLNRSSGVHPAGVVITPGPLEDFVPLQRAGGMDGDITTQWDGTWIDEVGLLKMDFLGLRALTIIKETQRRLAERGVELDMEAIPKDDARTFELFGRGQTLGVFQFESSGMCEYLKKLQPQRLDDLIAMNALYRPGPMDNIPLFIERRHGRQEVRTLHPVMEKFLERTYGVIVYQEQVMQIAQAVGGFSLGQADEMRRAMGKKKLETMARMKVDFVKGAAERGIAAATAGEVWDLLEKFASYGFNKSHSAAYAWLAYQTAYLKVNHTAEFLAAVMTDEMAETEKMIVFLEECRRFGLPVLPPAVNESLREFRVVEGGIRFGLGAVKNVGDTAIQSLVKAREEGGPFTDVFDLAARVDATRVNRKVLESLIQVGALDCLDPRRATLFANVEQLLRYAAVQSEEASRNQISIFGESEAVSVPPPILDEAPPWDEADRLAREKELIGIYVSGHPLEQHREWVEAFSTCRLDRVDSLSDGAQLLACGMISAFRTLINKKDKKMALGAIDDFAGSLKFMVFEEQLNLAGDTLGKDSLCALRGRLSVKGEDDRILIVEQAYPLEELLERAARRLTIELDKTHLDPAQLDTLERVLRAHKGEAEVHFRLVAGDGQPVGFKSDKFKVAITPPLLAELKDCLAGHRVTAS